One Nitrososphaerales archaeon genomic window, TTATTTAAGAGTGGTTTACATATACTACTTAATTTAAATACTCCATGATCAATTTCATATAAAGGCCACATGCCACATTGAACTGCGAGTCTACCTATCTCAATAGTTTTATCACTTGGAAATCTCCATCCAGTAGGACATGGACTATGTAAATGAAGGTATTTGAAGCCTTTAATTGAAGCTGCTCTTTTAATTTTAGCAATAAAATCAAATGGGTAAGCTATAGAGGCTGTGGCTATATATGGTATTCTATGTGAAGCCATTATCATTGGAACATTCTTTTTATGTTCAGTTTTACCTAAAATTGTCGTTGTAGTCCAAGCAGCATATGGAGTTGCACCACTCCTCTGAATACCAGTATTCATGTAAGCTTCATTATCATAACATATGTAGATTATATCATCATTTCTTTCAGCAGCACCACTT contains:
- a CDS encoding thiamine pyrophosphate-dependent enzyme, which codes for MVIPACCSTIIEGPYPKTAYNVPVLNIAFAASPSTAAGVKAGFEILGKSGIHVVVWAGDGATADIGMASLSGAAERNDDIIYICYDNEAYMNTGIQRSGATPYAAWTTTTILGKTEHKKNVPMIMASHRIPYIATASIAYPFDFIAKIKRAASIKGFKYLHLHSPCPTGWRFPSDKTIEIGRLAVQCGMWPLYEIDHGVFKLSSICKPLLN